The Deltaproteobacteria bacterium genome includes a window with the following:
- a CDS encoding D-alanyl-D-alanine carboxypeptidase, with protein sequence MSRKSRQRPASILLIVSVTLLAVCFPRFSSGAEAPHPFNVAARSAVLLDATSGEILYAQEPEKRIKPASFVKLLTLFVIFDAVKSGQVNLQDKVLISKKAWRTGGSKMFVRVGDRIPLTDIIKGIAVVSGNDACVAAAEYLQGSVEAFVDRMNEKLQELGLHNSKVQTVNGLPAADQYTTAEDMALLARAYIQAHPEALEYHKLKQFTHEKIRQRNRNGLLWRDPSVDGLKTGHTEAAGYHLLATAKRGDQRFIAVVMCAKSVAVREREALRLLNYGFRNFATLRLFDQGQVLAEVVVRKGSEPRVGLVTREAGLVTVPATKKDKVSWKTEIPKYVMAPVQQDQQLGTVNILASGEVIKSLPLVASSAVPLGGIFKRTWDSLTLFAMNNQRTVLSTIVILCAIGVLFLVVRQRRASKARRKRKG encoded by the coding sequence ATGTCCCGAAAGAGCCGGCAGAGACCTGCGAGTATTCTTCTCATTGTGTCAGTGACACTCCTGGCTGTTTGCTTTCCTCGCTTTTCATCAGGGGCAGAGGCACCCCACCCTTTTAACGTTGCTGCCAGGTCGGCAGTGCTGCTCGATGCCACTTCGGGCGAAATCCTTTATGCTCAGGAGCCTGAAAAGAGAATCAAACCTGCCAGCTTTGTCAAGCTGCTCACTCTATTTGTCATATTCGATGCGGTCAAATCCGGGCAGGTAAACCTGCAGGACAAGGTGTTGATAAGCAAGAAGGCCTGGCGAACTGGCGGCTCCAAAATGTTCGTACGGGTGGGAGACCGCATCCCTCTGACTGACATCATCAAGGGCATCGCGGTGGTATCCGGCAACGACGCCTGCGTGGCTGCAGCCGAGTATCTTCAGGGGAGTGTGGAGGCCTTTGTCGACCGCATGAATGAAAAATTGCAGGAGCTGGGGCTGCATAACAGCAAAGTGCAGACAGTAAACGGCCTGCCGGCTGCCGACCAGTACACCACTGCCGAGGACATGGCCCTGCTGGCCCGGGCCTACATCCAGGCCCATCCTGAAGCCCTGGAGTATCACAAGCTGAAGCAGTTCACCCACGAGAAGATAAGACAGCGAAACCGGAATGGTCTTCTCTGGCGGGATCCTTCAGTAGATGGTCTCAAGACCGGGCACACAGAGGCCGCCGGCTACCACCTGCTGGCAACAGCCAAGAGAGGAGACCAGAGATTTATTGCGGTAGTAATGTGTGCCAAAAGTGTGGCTGTGCGAGAACGGGAGGCCCTGCGGCTGCTCAACTACGGTTTTCGCAACTTTGCCACCCTGCGGCTTTTTGATCAGGGCCAGGTGCTGGCGGAAGTGGTTGTCAGGAAAGGAAGTGAACCACGAGTTGGCCTGGTGACCAGGGAGGCCGGCCTGGTTACGGTGCCGGCAACCAAGAAGGACAAGGTTAGCTGGAAAACCGAGATCCCCAAATACGTTATGGCCCCAGTGCAGCAGGATCAGCAACTGGGCACAGTAAATATTCTTGCCAGTGGAGAGGTGATCAAGTCGCTGCCCCTGGTGGCAAGCAGTGCAGTGCCTCTGGGCGGCATTTTCAAGAGAACCTGGGACTCCCTTACTCTATTCGCCATGAACAATCAGCGAA